The Miscanthus floridulus cultivar M001 chromosome 7, ASM1932011v1, whole genome shotgun sequence genome includes a region encoding these proteins:
- the LOC136462403 gene encoding putative invertase inhibitor — protein MAFMGTTRGGGDSSSGRRVLVLDLGLCLLLVGVAQAVEFELLPDAGSIDPMMLPKMDGEPPRECATPVSVEEACRGASETHAGVDYDHCMASLGADPRSKEAGNKNMHGLAVLATKMAIDHAASTESKIDDLAELEAESAPQARRARFNHCLEQYGGAADLLRDALDNLKAKIYGKAMEQLTAAMGASESCEDAWKGEEEQHRVPVAAHDREYGRMAHIAFGFTHAAAA, from the coding sequence ATGGCGTTCATGGGTACTACTCGTGGTGGTGGTGATAGCAGCAGCGGCCGGCGTGTGCTGGTCCTCGACCTCGGCCTCTGCCTGCTGCTGGTTGGTGTTGCGCAGGCGGTGGAGTTTGAGTTGCTGCCTGATGCTGGTAGCATTGATCCGATGATGCTGCCTAAAATGGATGGTGAGCCGCCGCGGGAGTGCGCGACCCCGGTGAGCGTGGAGGAGGCGTGCCGCGGCGCGTCGGAGACGCACGCCGGCGTGGACTACGACCACTGCATGGCGTCGCTGGGCGCCGACCCGCGCAGCAAGGAGGCCGGCAACAAGAACATGCACGGGCTGGCGGTGCTGGCCACCAAGATGGCCATCGACCACGCCGCCAGCACCGAGTCCAAGATCGACGACCTCGCGGAGCTGGAGGCGGAGTCGGCGCCGCAGGCCCGCCGCGCCCGCTTCAACCACTGCCTGGAGCAGTACGGCGGCGCCGCCGACCTCCTCCGCGACGCGCTCGACAACCTCAAGGCCAAGATCTACGGCAAGGCCATGGAGCAGCTGACCGCCGCGATGGGCGCCTCCGAGAGCTGCGAGGACGCGTGGAAGGGCGAGGAGGAGCAGCACCGTGTCCCCGTCGCCGCGCACGACAGGGAGTACGGACGGATGGCGCACATCGCCTTCGGATTCACACACGCCGCCGCCGCATGA